In one window of Ferrovum sp. PN-J185 DNA:
- a CDS encoding two-partner secretion domain-containing protein: protein MKINNVSQIFGQIKSNGEVVLVNPEGVYFSPSSSVNVGALVATTNNISNSDYMNGKATYTRGNASGSVVNEGNITAGLGRYVALLAPSVRNSGIIIAQMGTAVLASGDVITLNFNSGNHLASITATSSSISALVENKNAVIAPGGLIILSARAANQLVGGVINQGGKVSVSNLALNQVGGRIVIDGDNVNLNNQSTTLAQGSSNGGQVSITGNTVTLNTGSTIDTSSTTQGNGGSVYVMSQHTTTVNGTINSQGGVKGGNGGVVETSSHGTMILGQTANINVSAQSNQGTNGTWVLDPYNLTIDASSAAVISQALNTGSVTLAVNSTGCSSVGVCTTGAGNLIIDSGVTIQKTSGSLSTLNLIADGSFINNGIINGTLLNVSIQAAQVLLNSGSQINANQVSVTSSQGEWT, encoded by the coding sequence TTGAAAATTAATAATGTTAGTCAAATCTTTGGTCAAATCAAATCCAACGGCGAAGTGGTATTAGTGAACCCTGAAGGGGTTTACTTCAGTCCTTCCTCTAGTGTGAATGTAGGTGCTTTGGTTGCTACTACTAATAATATAAGTAACAGTGACTACATGAATGGTAAAGCCACCTACACTCGTGGTAATGCCTCAGGCTCTGTGGTTAATGAAGGTAACATCACTGCAGGTTTAGGACGTTATGTGGCACTCCTTGCTCCTTCAGTTAGAAACAGTGGCATTATCATCGCTCAAATGGGGACTGCTGTTCTTGCCTCAGGAGATGTGATTACCCTTAACTTTAATTCAGGTAATCATTTAGCTTCTATTACCGCTACCTCAAGTAGCATTAGCGCATTGGTTGAGAACAAGAATGCTGTGATTGCTCCTGGAGGACTCATTATCCTCTCCGCCCGTGCTGCTAACCAATTGGTGGGAGGAGTAATTAACCAGGGCGGTAAAGTCTCAGTCAGTAACTTGGCCCTTAATCAAGTGGGTGGACGTATCGTTATTGATGGCGATAATGTTAACTTAAATAATCAATCCACTACCTTAGCTCAGGGCAGTAGCAATGGCGGACAAGTCAGTATTACCGGTAACACGGTAACCTTAAATACTGGCTCCACCATCGACACCTCATCCACCACCCAAGGCAATGGTGGTTCTGTTTATGTCATGTCACAACATACCACTACTGTTAATGGCACCATTAACAGCCAAGGGGGAGTGAAGGGCGGTAACGGTGGAGTGGTTGAAACCAGCTCTCACGGTACTATGATCTTAGGGCAGACTGCCAATATTAATGTTTCAGCACAAAGTAATCAGGGCACCAACGGTACTTGGGTATTAGATCCCTATAACTTAACCATTGATGCTAGCAGCGCTGCAGTCATCTCCCAAGCATTAAACACCGGTAGTGTGACCTTAGCAGTGAACTCAACTGGTTGCTCCAGTGTTGGAGTATGCACCACAGGAGCAGGTAATTTAATTATTGATAGTGGTGTCACTATTCAAAAAACCTCAGGATCACTCTCCACCTTAAACTTAATCGCTGATGGTAGTTTTATTAATAACGGTATCATCAACGGCACCTTATTGAATGTCTCCATTCAAGCTGCTCAAGTACTCTTGAATAGCGGTAGCCAAATTAACGCTAACCAAGTATCAGTGACTTCCAGCCAAGGAGAATGGACTTGA
- a CDS encoding nuclear transport factor 2 family protein, giving the protein MSDIKPPVPPFTEETAKQKVRMAEDAWNSRDPDRVVQVYTENTLWRNRAEFPKGRVEVHGFLSRKWAREIDYRLIKELWAYTDNRIAVRFAYEWRDDSGQWYRSYGNENWEFNEFGLMQRRFASINDLPIKESDRLFHWPLGRRPDDHPGLSDLGL; this is encoded by the coding sequence ATGTCTGACATAAAACCCCCTGTTCCTCCTTTTACTGAGGAAACTGCTAAACAAAAGGTAAGAATGGCTGAGGATGCTTGGAACAGCCGTGATCCTGATCGTGTGGTTCAAGTGTATACAGAAAACACTTTATGGCGTAACCGTGCTGAGTTTCCCAAAGGAAGAGTGGAAGTCCATGGTTTTTTAAGCCGTAAATGGGCTCGTGAAATTGATTACCGTCTGATTAAAGAATTATGGGCTTATACCGACAATCGAATTGCTGTACGTTTTGCCTATGAATGGCGTGATGATTCTGGCCAATGGTACCGAAGCTACGGTAATGAAAACTGGGAATTTAACGAATTTGGTTTAATGCAGCGCCGCTTTGCCAGTATCAATGATTTGCCTATTAAAGAGTCGGATCGTTTATTTCATTGGCCGTTAGGTCGTCGCCCGGATGACCATCCTGGATTGTCTGATTTAGGTCTTTAA